GTGTTCTATTGGATGCATCGTTATTCCACCTCCCAAACAAAATCTCCAGAATAATACACTATGTACTTCTGTTATCTTTATCGACATTTTCTCTCACAAACTTTAGCTAATTTAGGACACCACCAAATATTCCTATTTCACAGGTTGAATTTTTTTTGCTTGACTTTTCATATTTTATATGGTATTATAATAAATGAGAGGGGAAGGGAGAAAAGGAGGTAAATTAAAATGAAAAAGGTAAATAATGAAAAAGGTATTGCCCTGGTAGTGGTGTTAATTGTAATCTTCGTTTTAAGTATGGTAAGCATTAGTTATTTACTTATCTCACGAACACAACTTAATAAATCTTATAAAGAAGAACGGTTCACTACTGCCCTTTCTACTGCTGAAGCAGGGCTTGAGCGGGCTGTCTGGTATTTAATCAATGATGATAAACTACCTAATTGGCAAGGACCTACACCAGCAAATCCAAAAGTAACTATCACTGGAAATGTAGATAATAATTCCCAAAAGTCCTACGAGGCAGAGATATATCTTATTACTGGAGGTGGAGAAGGATATACTCCCTTGCCACCCCGGGAACAGGAAAATAGATGGTATATCCATCCCGCCTCTGCTAATATCCCTCGTCCTAAAGGAAATTCTGCCGCTGTCACCATTAATGGTGTAGTATTTATGTTTGGTGGTTATGGCCAACCTGAAAAATCTACACAGCATGGAGGTAACAGCTCGTATAAAGATGAGATTAACTATTGGGGTTATCGGGCAAAGTTATATAGTGACAATGTTATGTTGGCATATGACCCCAGAAGCGATACCTGGAAAGAATTAGGAACAAATCCTTATGGAAATAAAAGTAAATTTGCCGCGGTGAATTATAATAATAAGATGTATATGTTTGGTCCAGACCCGGCTGTAATTACCTATAATCCAGGTAATGACTTACTAAATTCTGCTGATGATAAATGGGAGCAGGTAGCAAATATGACAAGTATAGGCATAACTGATGTTAATTATCATTCAGCCGTAGTTCTGGGTGATAAAATCTATATTGTTGGAGGGCAATATAATGGTGGGGCAGAATATGGTTTGGTCTTAGAATTTAACCCGACAACTAATCAGTTTACGAAATTAACCCCTTTACCTGATGGTAGATATTATGGAGCGGCAGGGGTAATTGGTAATAAAATATATTATGTGGGAGGAATACCTAAAACAGGTATGTCAATGGGTCCTGACCCTGATACTGGAGGGCAAGTAACTACACAATCGGGTTGTCATAGTCGAACTGTATGGGAGTATAATCCAACTACAGGTAGCTCTACACCAGCCGCACATATGCCCTGGTTGTCAGACGACTCCAATACTGTCTGTCCTGAAGATCTTGCACCCTGGGGTGAAGGAGATAAAATAGAAGGATTTAGTAAATCGGTATCTGGTATCAAACTCCATGTGCGCGACCCAGAATACTCAAAATATTGGAAGGATGAAGGATATGGTGTAGACCATGGATTAAGTTTTTCTAACCGACCAGGATTAGCTGACCATCAAGCAATAGTGGTAGATAATAAAATTTATGTTACGGGGGGAAATAATGGTCTTCTGAGAACTTACTTTGATGGACCTGGTTATAGAAAGGATGGAATATGGTATGGAACTTATATTCCTGATGATAAAAATCCAGATAAAATAATAACCAGTGGAACGACTCATGAACAGGTAGCTCAAAGGGATTTATTCTATGATTATAAGGATGGAAGTCCTTATGGAAGTTATGACAGCTATCGTGATTGGCAAGGACA
This region of bacterium genomic DNA includes:
- a CDS encoding kelch repeat-containing protein; amino-acid sequence: MKKVNNEKGIALVVVLIVIFVLSMVSISYLLISRTQLNKSYKEERFTTALSTAEAGLERAVWYLINDDKLPNWQGPTPANPKVTITGNVDNNSQKSYEAEIYLITGGGEGYTPLPPREQENRWYIHPASANIPRPKGNSAAVTINGVVFMFGGYGQPEKSTQHGGNSSYKDEINYWGYRAKLYSDNVMLAYDPRSDTWKELGTNPYGNKSKFAAVNYNNKMYMFGPDPAVITYNPGNDLLNSADDKWEQVANMTSIGITDVNYHSAVVLGDKIYIVGGQYNGGAEYGLVLEFNPTTNQFTKLTPLPDGRYYGAAGVIGNKIYYVGGIPKTGMSMGPDPDTGGQVTTQSGCHSRTVWEYNPTTGSSTPAAHMPWLSDDSNTVCPEDLAPWGEGDKIEGFSKSVSGIKLHVRDPEYSKYWKDEGYGVDHGLSFSNRPGLADHQAIVVDNKIYVTGGNNGLLRTYFDGPGYRKDGIWYGTYIPDDKNPDKIITSGTTHEQVAQRDLFYDYKDGSPYGSYDSYRDWQGQMSGSYYRWNKELYVFDGTSWVKLENAPTMDMDTNGGMEGVGITNQVLASVDNRFYMLGGVAHHFRDPARQYFNSYVVEGDDTYCGGAAKSYVNAMYLSVAEFYVREGDAIAAGGGRYKIVVTSKEQQLFGKTVHRRIEAIVAINPMTGANGFDGAIICKSDIDLTGNARTDSYNSDNGKYGPENALHGGNIFSNGNVSLVGDAVVDGNAFSGLEETVSLTGNAEVTGKKDSLGSDISLPAVTVPADAISTTIDITGSNELTLTEGTYTCKGIKISGQAQLIIVGKVKLYCTGNIDISGQGGANYENNSNGVTTNFHIYCTNAVNSISLTGNDRFFGTVYAPAAEISVTGNGNVYGQLVGNEVDITGNGKVIYDEQLKNTIWWPEESMTGDVISWREVSL